From the genome of Symphalangus syndactylus isolate Jambi chromosome 7, NHGRI_mSymSyn1-v2.1_pri, whole genome shotgun sequence, one region includes:
- the LOC129485664 gene encoding histone-lysine N-methyltransferase 2B-like: MSPPTSIGICFQRFLSLDAEPLQPECLILQQMEGVLIQGLLERGHSPLLYPRRTAEQGGAAGRAGAGGQGPAPGVRGLRSRSAGRLRSAKDKGMALAFPSPSPAGRPPPGPLQREFWSQNTLQLLPWQRPPPSRTASPPSFLPAPSPRSPHPSQASRGLGAPAPPGQGPRPVLPPPEEGQAGAPNAYASHTCKRERARPPNIPALSFSGAPTTLGGLRALKSPAVFQRLYLEVQSVQIPLQMETLRAREVK; encoded by the exons ATGAGCCCCCCCACATCCATTGGCATCTGCTTCCAGAGGTTTTTGAGCCTTGATGCTGAGCCTCTGCAGCCTGAATGCCTGATTCTGCAGCAA ATGGAAGGAGTCCTGATCCAGG GCCTCCTGGAAAGGGGCCACTCGCCGCTTCTGTACCCAAGGCGGACAGCGGAGCAGGGAGGGGCCGCCGGCCGGGCTGGGGCGGGAGGCCAGGGGCCAGCCCCGGGGGTGCGGGGGCTCCGCTCGCGGTCTGCAGGGAGGCTGAGAAGCGCCAAGGACAAAGGAATGGCACTGGCTTTCCCCTCACCTTCCCCAGCCGGCCGCCCCCCACCCGGCCCTCTGCAGAGAGAATTCTGGTCCCAGAATACCTTGCAGCTCCTTCCATGGCAACGGCCGCCTCCCTCCCGCACCGCTtcgcctccttccttccttcccgcGCCTTCTCCCCGCAGCCCACACCCGAGCCAGGCCTCCCGAGGGCTCGGCGCACCCGCACCCCCGGGGCAGGGACCACGGCCAGTCCTTCCCCCCCCGGAGGAGGGGCAAGCAGGCGCTCCCAACGCGTACGCCAGCCACACCTGCAAGCGGGAGAGGGCCAGACCCCCAAACATCCCTGCCCTGTCCTTCTCCGGGGCACCCACCACACTCGGGGGCCTTAGAGCCCTGAAAAGCCCGGCTGTGTTTCAG aGGCTGTACCTCGAAGTCCAATCCGTGCAGATTCCACTTCAG ATGGAAACGCTGAGGGCCAGAGAGGTCAAGTAG